A genomic stretch from Photobacterium atrarenae includes:
- a CDS encoding TIGR04211 family SH3 domain-containing protein, with protein sequence MKHLISIVLLVCAVVSGQAQAEQVRYISDDLFTYMHRGPSTQYRIMGSVNAGTKVTLLETNKETGYSRIKDDRGRTGWVKTDYLSGQVGLKTRFPVLQKELAEVKEALAHAKESEEAKTAGLQNSLKMRNEQITELETQNSQLNEQLMSSQAEIRELRAKLDTQKDDLLMKWFTYGGMVAGGGLLFGLVLPHLIPRRRRRNNGWA encoded by the coding sequence GTGAAGCATCTAATCAGTATCGTATTACTCGTTTGTGCCGTGGTGTCAGGCCAGGCACAAGCCGAGCAGGTCCGCTATATTTCAGACGACCTGTTCACTTACATGCACCGGGGCCCGAGTACCCAGTACCGGATCATGGGCAGCGTCAATGCCGGCACCAAAGTCACCCTGCTGGAAACCAACAAAGAGACCGGCTACAGCCGGATCAAGGACGACCGCGGCCGGACCGGCTGGGTGAAGACAGACTACCTGTCCGGGCAAGTCGGCCTGAAAACACGGTTCCCGGTGCTGCAAAAAGAGCTGGCGGAAGTGAAAGAAGCCCTGGCCCACGCCAAGGAATCTGAAGAGGCCAAAACTGCGGGGCTGCAGAACTCACTGAAGATGCGCAATGAGCAGATCACTGAGCTGGAAACGCAAAACAGCCAGCTGAACGAACAGCTGATGTCCTCTCAGGCGGAGATCCGCGAGCTGCGTGCCAAACTGGATACTCAGAAAGACGACCTGCTGATGAAGTGGTTCACCTACGGCGGCATGGTTGCCGGTGGCGGCCTGCTGTTTGGCCTGGTGCTGCCCCACCTGATCCCGCGCCGTCGTCGCCGGAACAACGGCTGGGCCTGA
- a CDS encoding general secretion pathway protein GspB has product MSQLLKAIARSDRLSPQPPQAKKQGVKPVTPAKRWPRWVVPVLLVASPVAATLSYSRLLSASAVTVQADPAPQAPVVRGEGPSARQPAAATAAGEIRFLPYPEFHTEPLPSVGQLLSEAPIPSGRARPAPVTTDAVAVEAQHETAAEATEWSLDALDYSELSPQLAAQLKSAIAATDEVPKPLPSPPAERTEPVVSAIALGELPASVQSRIPALNFQTHIYSSSANSRWVKVNGREAFEGDEIAPGVILRRIEPRQVVFDFESYLVAMPALSEW; this is encoded by the coding sequence ATGTCCCAATTACTCAAGGCGATTGCCCGGTCAGACAGGCTGTCTCCACAGCCGCCGCAGGCTAAGAAACAGGGCGTGAAGCCCGTGACTCCGGCCAAGCGCTGGCCCCGCTGGGTGGTGCCGGTGTTGCTGGTGGCGAGCCCGGTGGCCGCGACGCTTTCGTACAGCCGCTTGCTCAGTGCCTCCGCGGTGACGGTGCAGGCCGATCCGGCTCCTCAGGCCCCGGTGGTCCGGGGGGAGGGGCCGTCAGCCCGTCAACCGGCCGCAGCTACCGCTGCCGGGGAGATACGTTTTTTACCTTATCCGGAGTTTCATACCGAGCCGTTGCCTTCTGTGGGCCAATTGCTGAGTGAAGCGCCGATACCCTCCGGGCGGGCGCGTCCGGCTCCGGTGACAACGGATGCGGTAGCGGTTGAAGCACAGCACGAGACGGCGGCGGAGGCAACGGAGTGGAGTCTGGATGCGTTGGATTATTCCGAGCTGTCGCCACAGCTGGCTGCTCAGCTGAAATCGGCGATTGCGGCAACCGACGAGGTACCGAAACCTTTGCCGTCGCCACCGGCAGAGCGCACGGAGCCGGTCGTGTCAGCGATTGCCCTCGGCGAACTTCCGGCCTCGGTCCAGAGCCGGATCCCGGCGCTGAACTTCCAGACCCATATCTATTCCTCTTCGGCGAACAGTCGCTGGGTGAAGGTCAATGGTCGTGAAGCGTTTGAAGGGGATGAGATTGCACCGGGGGTGATCCTGCGCCGGATTGAGCCACGCCAGGTGGTGTTTGATTTTGAATCTTATCTGGTGGCGATGCCGGCCCTGTCGGAATGGTAG
- a CDS encoding ExeA family protein, with protein MYKDFFGIAESPFSIVPSARFLYLSERHREALTHMLASLSGGGGFGLLTGEVGTGKTTVLRALVARLPQETQVAMVLNPALSAQELLASICDELGLTYPQEASFKALTDCIYRHLLANHSAGKQTLLLVDEAQHLMPDVLEQLRLLTNLETDSIKLLKVVLVGQPELQQLLQQERLRQLAQRITSRYHLLPLTAEEVDEYIHYRLQAVECLHKVFEPAQTRQIARATGGIPRLINLVCDKAMLLACQQATHQASKAIVSQACDEVLSWQLPGGSPEPGAAAPQRRNRVLVWGGALLVGGALSAGIGYQSLQPAGWLSQLQQHFTQHPGDASDVMITAEVASHAAPEPAMVVRRTVPEIELSPEPQPGQPVTMPPPAKIDPEQRWQAVVAQSRSERQAMQTLYRLWGYETRLSQANCETSQRVALSCYQGKAAELEQLRIINRPVLVTLQEPGQPHYYAVVYTLAPEHAELLLGGERVAVSYAWLQQRWQPGYTLLWRPPLGEESTIRYGQRGERVRWLNQHLSLLLGEAPTRSDRFDQVLLERLRRFQRAQDLAADGIAGPQTLMVIDSALNLPGPTLHPEKS; from the coding sequence ATGTACAAGGATTTTTTCGGGATCGCCGAATCCCCTTTCTCAATTGTGCCCAGTGCCCGCTTTCTCTATCTCAGTGAGCGTCACCGGGAAGCCTTAACCCATATGCTGGCCAGCTTGTCGGGTGGCGGCGGGTTCGGGCTGCTGACCGGGGAGGTAGGGACCGGAAAAACCACCGTACTGCGGGCGCTGGTGGCCCGCCTGCCGCAGGAAACCCAGGTGGCGATGGTGCTGAATCCGGCGCTGTCGGCCCAGGAGTTGTTGGCGAGCATCTGTGATGAGCTGGGGCTGACTTACCCGCAGGAAGCCAGCTTCAAGGCGCTGACCGACTGTATTTATCGCCATCTGCTGGCCAATCACAGCGCCGGCAAGCAGACCCTGTTGCTGGTGGATGAAGCCCAGCACCTGATGCCGGATGTGCTGGAGCAGTTGCGATTGTTGACCAATCTGGAGACCGACAGCATCAAGCTGCTGAAGGTGGTGCTGGTCGGCCAGCCGGAGCTACAGCAATTACTGCAGCAGGAGCGATTACGTCAGCTGGCGCAGCGGATCACCTCGCGATATCACCTGTTGCCGCTGACTGCCGAGGAGGTGGATGAGTATATTCATTACCGGCTGCAGGCCGTTGAGTGCCTGCACAAGGTGTTCGAGCCGGCGCAGACCCGGCAGATTGCCCGGGCGACCGGCGGCATCCCGCGCTTGATCAACCTGGTGTGTGATAAGGCGATGCTGCTGGCGTGTCAGCAGGCCACGCACCAGGCCAGCAAGGCGATTGTCAGCCAGGCCTGTGACGAGGTGCTGAGCTGGCAACTGCCGGGCGGCAGCCCGGAGCCGGGGGCGGCTGCACCACAACGCCGGAACCGGGTGCTGGTCTGGGGCGGTGCCTTGCTGGTCGGCGGCGCGCTGTCCGCTGGCATCGGATACCAGTCGTTGCAACCGGCAGGGTGGTTGTCGCAGCTCCAGCAGCACTTCACCCAGCATCCGGGTGACGCAAGTGATGTGATGATAACCGCGGAGGTGGCATCGCACGCTGCGCCGGAGCCGGCGATGGTGGTGCGGCGCACGGTGCCGGAGATTGAGCTTTCCCCGGAACCACAACCGGGCCAACCGGTGACGATGCCGCCGCCAGCGAAAATCGATCCGGAGCAACGCTGGCAAGCGGTGGTGGCGCAGAGCCGCTCAGAGCGCCAGGCGATGCAAACCCTGTACCGCTTGTGGGGATATGAGACCCGTCTCAGTCAGGCCAATTGTGAAACCAGCCAGCGGGTGGCGCTGAGCTGTTATCAGGGGAAAGCGGCAGAGCTGGAGCAACTGCGGATCATCAACCGTCCGGTGCTGGTGACGTTGCAGGAGCCGGGTCAGCCGCATTATTATGCCGTGGTCTATACCCTGGCACCGGAACATGCTGAATTGCTGCTCGGCGGTGAGCGGGTGGCCGTCAGCTACGCGTGGCTGCAGCAACGCTGGCAACCGGGGTACACCTTGCTGTGGCGGCCGCCGTTGGGGGAGGAATCGACCATCCGTTACGGTCAGCGTGGCGAACGGGTCCGCTGGCTCAACCAGCATCTGAGTTTGCTACTGGGTGAGGCGCCAACCCGCAGTGATCGCTTTGATCAGGTGTTGCTGGAGCGGCTGCGCCGGTTCCAGCGGGCGCAGGACCTGGCGGCTGACGGGATTGCCGGGCCGCAAACCCTGATGGTGATCGACTCGGCCCTGAATCTGCCAGGGCCAACCCTGCATCCGGAGAAAAGTTAA
- a CDS encoding multifunctional CCA addition/repair protein, whose amino-acid sequence MQTYLVGGAVRDALLGLTVTDKDWVVVGATPQQMLELGYTQVGSDFPVFLHPKTKQEFALARTERKSGQGYTGFICHFDPDVTLEEDLLRRDLTINAIAQADDGSLVDPFNGRQDLENRLLRHVSPAFVEDPLRVLRVARFAARFAHLGFHVAPETLALMQEMVVSGELEALTPERVWKEWEKSLSSANPEVFLKVLRQCGALGVVMPEIDALFGVPQPEKWHPEIDSGIHTIMVAKQAARLSQDLNIRFAAQVHDLGKALTPEAEWPSHKLHCQSGLNAIRQLCQRLRVPNEYRDTALMVCAQHTKVHHADELRPATFVKIFDEIDAWRKPERVHQLALCCRADVRGRTGFEDAPYPQADLLEAAFTAAQAVAVKPIVEAGYQGKAIREQLALRRCDAVKACLARLR is encoded by the coding sequence GTGCAGACCTATCTGGTGGGCGGCGCCGTGCGTGATGCGCTGCTGGGGCTAACCGTAACCGACAAAGACTGGGTGGTGGTCGGCGCGACCCCGCAGCAAATGCTGGAACTCGGCTATACCCAGGTCGGCAGTGACTTCCCGGTCTTCCTGCACCCCAAAACCAAACAAGAGTTTGCCCTGGCCCGGACCGAGCGAAAGTCCGGTCAGGGCTATACCGGGTTTATCTGCCACTTCGACCCCGATGTCACTCTGGAAGAGGATCTCCTGCGCCGGGATCTGACCATTAATGCCATCGCCCAGGCGGACGACGGCAGTCTGGTCGATCCCTTTAACGGCCGCCAGGATCTGGAAAACCGCCTGCTGCGCCATGTCTCGCCGGCCTTTGTCGAAGATCCGCTGCGGGTGCTTCGGGTGGCCCGCTTTGCCGCCCGCTTTGCCCACCTTGGCTTTCACGTCGCTCCGGAAACCCTGGCCCTGATGCAAGAGATGGTCGTGAGCGGCGAACTCGAAGCCCTGACGCCGGAGCGCGTGTGGAAAGAGTGGGAGAAATCCCTCTCGAGTGCCAATCCTGAGGTTTTCCTCAAAGTACTGCGCCAGTGCGGCGCACTCGGGGTGGTGATGCCGGAAATCGACGCCCTGTTCGGCGTCCCGCAGCCGGAAAAATGGCACCCGGAGATCGACAGCGGCATCCACACCATCATGGTGGCCAAGCAGGCGGCCCGGCTCAGCCAGGACCTCAATATCCGCTTTGCCGCCCAGGTCCATGACCTTGGCAAGGCCCTGACGCCCGAGGCAGAGTGGCCGAGCCACAAACTGCATTGCCAGAGCGGGCTGAATGCGATCCGCCAGCTGTGCCAACGTCTGCGGGTGCCAAACGAGTACCGCGATACCGCGCTGATGGTCTGTGCCCAGCACACCAAGGTGCACCATGCCGACGAACTGCGCCCGGCAACTTTCGTCAAAATTTTCGATGAGATTGATGCCTGGCGCAAACCGGAACGGGTGCACCAGCTGGCGCTGTGCTGCCGGGCTGATGTCCGCGGCCGAACCGGCTTTGAAGACGCCCCTTATCCGCAGGCCGATCTCCTCGAAGCGGCGTTTACCGCCGCCCAGGCCGTGGCGGTCAAACCGATTGTCGAGGCCGGCTATCAGGGCAAGGCCATCAGGGAGCAGTTGGCCCTGCGCCGTTGCGACGCGGTCAAAGCCTGCCTGGCGCGTCTGCGCTAG
- a CDS encoding undecaprenyl-diphosphate phosphatase codes for MSHFEAFVLALIQGLTEFLPISSSAHLILPSQIFGWADQGLAFDVAVHLGTLAAVVLYFRKEVTALLGAWFGSIFNGRRCGEAKLAWMIVLATIPACLFGFFMKDIIELYLRSAWVIAATTIIFGLLLWWVDRRASQQDDEYQADWKRSLFIGLAQAAAMIPGTSRSGATMTAALHLGFTREAAARFSFLMSIPVIVLAGSYLGMKLVASGAPIEFGALGIGLAVSFVSAYACIHVFLKLVTRLGMLPFVIYRLLLGAGLIAFLLSQ; via the coding sequence ATGAGTCATTTTGAAGCTTTTGTGTTGGCCCTGATCCAGGGACTGACCGAATTTTTGCCGATCTCCAGTTCCGCGCACCTGATTTTGCCGTCGCAAATTTTTGGCTGGGCAGATCAGGGCCTGGCGTTTGATGTTGCCGTTCATCTCGGCACTCTGGCCGCGGTAGTGCTGTATTTCCGCAAAGAAGTCACCGCCCTGCTCGGGGCCTGGTTCGGCTCGATTTTCAACGGCCGCCGTTGCGGTGAAGCCAAGCTGGCGTGGATGATCGTACTGGCGACCATTCCGGCCTGTTTATTCGGCTTTTTCATGAAAGATATTATTGAGCTCTATCTGCGCTCGGCCTGGGTGATCGCTGCGACGACGATTATCTTCGGTCTGCTGTTGTGGTGGGTGGATCGCCGGGCGTCCCAGCAGGATGATGAATATCAGGCTGACTGGAAGCGCTCGCTGTTTATCGGCCTGGCCCAGGCGGCGGCGATGATCCCGGGCACCTCCCGCTCCGGTGCAACCATGACCGCAGCCCTGCACCTGGGCTTTACCCGCGAAGCGGCGGCCCGGTTCTCCTTTTTAATGTCGATCCCGGTGATTGTCCTGGCCGGTAGCTATCTGGGGATGAAGCTGGTCGCCAGCGGTGCCCCGATTGAGTTCGGCGCGCTGGGGATCGGTCTGGCGGTGTCATTCGTCAGTGCCTATGCCTGTATCCACGTGTTCCTCAAGCTGGTGACCCGGCTTGGGATGCTGCCGTTCGTGATTTACCGTCTGTTGCTCGGCGCCGGGTTGATTGCCTTCCTGCTGAGCCAGTAA
- the folK gene encoding 2-amino-4-hydroxy-6-hydroxymethyldihydropteridine diphosphokinase: MITTYISLGSNIEREYHIQAAITELAQLGSECRVSPLYEAEPVGFDGPNFYNCVVVIKTSLSLSTLQQTLKQLELKYGRAPDARKNQDRTLDLDILLFGEEVRQSGPILPRSDLFKFAFVLLPMMALSPDLVIPGDGRTVAQVWHGFEHSQALWPVECAAIEG; encoded by the coding sequence GTGATCACCACCTATATCAGTCTGGGCTCCAATATTGAGCGGGAATACCATATTCAGGCTGCGATCACTGAACTGGCGCAACTGGGCAGCGAGTGCCGGGTCTCCCCGTTGTACGAAGCCGAGCCGGTTGGCTTCGACGGACCGAACTTTTATAACTGTGTTGTTGTCATTAAAACGTCATTGTCGCTCTCTACCTTGCAGCAGACCCTGAAACAGCTGGAGCTGAAGTACGGGCGAGCGCCGGATGCGCGGAAAAATCAGGATCGGACGTTGGATCTGGATATTCTGCTGTTTGGCGAGGAAGTGCGGCAGAGCGGACCGATTTTGCCTCGATCGGATTTGTTTAAATTTGCATTTGTGTTATTGCCCATGATGGCGCTGTCTCCGGATCTGGTGATCCCGGGAGATGGCCGGACCGTCGCCCAGGTATGGCACGGGTTTGAGCATTCGCAGGCCTTGTGGCCGGTTGAGTGTGCCGCCATTGAAGGATAG
- the folB gene encoding dihydroneopterin aldolase: MDSVFIEHLEVIATIGVYDWEQTIKQKLVLDLEMAHDNRPAAESDDVAYALDYAAVSTAVTDHIQDGRFLLVERVAEEVATLIMAQFSVPWIRVQVTKPGAVANARGVGVCIERGSK; this comes from the coding sequence ATGGATTCAGTATTTATCGAACATCTTGAAGTCATCGCCACGATTGGTGTTTATGACTGGGAGCAGACCATCAAGCAGAAGCTGGTGCTGGACTTGGAAATGGCGCACGATAACCGCCCTGCCGCCGAAAGCGATGATGTGGCTTATGCCTTAGATTATGCCGCGGTGAGTACTGCCGTGACAGATCATATCCAGGACGGTCGTTTTCTGCTGGTTGAGCGGGTTGCCGAGGAAGTGGCGACACTCATTATGGCGCAATTCTCGGTGCCCTGGATCCGGGTTCAGGTCACCAAGCCGGGGGCGGTCGCCAATGCCCGCGGGGTCGGGGTTTGCATTGAGCGGGGCAGTAAGTGA
- the plsY gene encoding glycerol-3-phosphate 1-O-acyltransferase PlsY, with translation MTPLALLIIIAAYLLGSVSSAVLICRLFGLPDPRDNGSGNPGATNVLRLGGRGAAALVLLCDMLKGMLPVWLSYFLGINPFLLGIIGIAACLGHLYPIFFHFRGGKGVATALGALAPIGWDLSGLLIGTWLLTVLISGYSSLGSLITALAAPLFTWLIKPEYTMPVSMLACLIVFRHHDNIRRLSEGKEHKIWNKFGRNNKRSGNHS, from the coding sequence ATGACACCACTCGCGCTTCTGATCATTATTGCCGCTTATCTGCTTGGCTCCGTGTCGAGCGCCGTCCTGATTTGCCGGCTGTTCGGCCTGCCGGATCCCCGCGATAACGGCTCCGGTAACCCGGGGGCAACCAATGTGCTGCGTCTGGGCGGGCGCGGTGCCGCAGCCCTGGTACTGCTGTGCGATATGCTGAAAGGGATGCTGCCGGTATGGCTGAGTTACTTTCTCGGTATCAACCCCTTCCTGCTGGGGATCATCGGGATCGCGGCCTGTCTCGGTCATCTCTACCCGATCTTCTTTCATTTTCGCGGCGGGAAAGGCGTGGCGACGGCACTCGGTGCGCTGGCACCGATTGGCTGGGATCTCAGTGGCCTGTTGATTGGCACCTGGTTGTTGACCGTGCTGATCTCGGGATACTCTTCCCTCGGCTCGCTGATCACCGCACTGGCAGCGCCGCTCTTCACCTGGCTGATCAAGCCCGAATACACCATGCCGGTATCCATGCTGGCCTGCCTGATTGTCTTTCGTCACCACGACAACATCCGCCGTCTGAGCGAAGGCAAAGAGCACAAGATCTGGAATAAATTCGGCCGCAACAACAAGCGATCCGGCAACCATTCTTAA
- the tsaD gene encoding tRNA (adenosine(37)-N6)-threonylcarbamoyltransferase complex transferase subunit TsaD, whose protein sequence is MRILGIETSCDETGVAIFDDEKGLLAHELYSQVKLHADYGGVVPELASRDHVKKTIPLIKQALADANLTPADLDGVAYTAGPGLVGALLVGATIGRSLAYAWDLPAVAVHHMEGHLLAPMLEDNPPEFPFVALLVSGGHTMMVEVRGIGEYQILGESIDDAAGEAFDKTAKLMGLDYPGGPLLSRLAEKGTPGRFTFPRPMTDRPGLDFSFSGLKTFAANTIRANGEDEQTRADIAYAFQEAVVDTLAIKCKRALKQTGFKRLVIAGGVSANKHLREQLEAMMAKMNGEVFYPRTEFCTDNGAMIAYAGMQRLKNQETMDLGVKAHPRWPIDTLKPINA, encoded by the coding sequence ATGCGTATACTGGGCATCGAAACCTCCTGTGACGAAACAGGCGTTGCTATTTTCGATGATGAAAAAGGCCTTTTGGCTCATGAGCTTTACAGTCAGGTTAAGCTGCATGCTGACTATGGCGGCGTGGTGCCCGAGCTGGCTTCGCGGGATCATGTGAAGAAAACTATTCCGCTGATCAAACAGGCGCTGGCCGATGCCAACCTGACGCCGGCTGATCTGGACGGCGTGGCCTATACCGCTGGTCCGGGCCTGGTGGGCGCGCTGCTGGTCGGGGCGACGATTGGCCGCAGCCTGGCGTACGCATGGGATCTGCCGGCTGTGGCGGTGCATCATATGGAAGGCCACCTGCTGGCCCCGATGCTGGAAGACAATCCGCCGGAATTTCCGTTTGTCGCGCTGCTGGTCTCCGGCGGCCACACCATGATGGTGGAAGTGCGCGGGATCGGTGAATATCAGATTTTGGGCGAGTCGATCGATGATGCGGCCGGTGAGGCGTTTGATAAAACCGCCAAGCTGATGGGGCTGGATTATCCGGGTGGCCCGCTGCTCTCGCGTCTGGCAGAAAAAGGCACGCCGGGCCGCTTTACCTTCCCGCGTCCGATGACTGACCGTCCGGGGCTGGATTTCAGCTTCTCCGGTCTGAAGACCTTTGCCGCCAATACCATCCGCGCCAATGGTGAGGATGAGCAGACCCGGGCCGATATCGCCTATGCGTTCCAGGAGGCCGTGGTCGATACCCTGGCGATCAAATGTAAGCGTGCGCTGAAGCAGACGGGGTTCAAGCGTCTGGTGATTGCCGGTGGCGTGAGCGCCAACAAGCACCTGCGTGAGCAACTGGAAGCCATGATGGCGAAGATGAACGGCGAGGTGTTCTATCCGCGAACTGAGTTCTGTACCGACAACGGCGCGATGATTGCCTATGCCGGGATGCAGCGCCTGAAAAACCAGGAGACGATGGACCTGGGCGTGAAGGCCCATCCGCGCTGGCCGATCGATACCCTCAAGCCGATCAACGCTTAA
- the rpsU gene encoding 30S ribosomal protein S21 — translation MPVIKVRENEPFDVALRRFKRSCEKAGILSEVRRREHFEKPTTVRKRAKAAAVKRHLKKLARENARRVRLY, via the coding sequence ATGCCAGTAATCAAAGTACGTGAAAACGAACCGTTTGACGTAGCACTACGTCGTTTCAAGCGCTCTTGCGAAAAAGCAGGTATCCTTTCTGAAGTACGTCGTCGTGAGCACTTCGAAAAGCCTACTACAGTACGTAAGCGCGCTAAAGCAGCGGCTGTTAAGCGTCACCTGAAGAAATTGGCTCGCGAAAACGCGCGTCGCGTTCGTCTGTACTAA
- a CDS encoding GatB/YqeY domain-containing protein: protein MTLIERLKDEQKAAMKAKDKPRLGAIRLALAAVKQREVDEKITLSDDDVLAVLTKMVKQRRDSVAQYEAAGRQELADVELAEIKVLEEFMPQPLSEDEIVALLDAAIAETGAASMQDMGKLMAVLKPQVQGRADMGKVSQLVKAKLG, encoded by the coding sequence ATGACTCTGATTGAACGTCTGAAAGACGAACAAAAGGCGGCAATGAAGGCGAAGGACAAACCTCGTCTTGGTGCCATCCGTCTTGCTCTGGCTGCGGTCAAACAGCGCGAAGTTGACGAAAAGATCACTCTTTCCGATGACGACGTGCTGGCAGTCCTGACCAAGATGGTCAAGCAACGCCGTGACTCTGTCGCTCAATACGAAGCCGCAGGTCGCCAGGAACTCGCTGATGTCGAGCTTGCTGAAATTAAAGTACTGGAAGAATTCATGCCGCAACCGCTGAGCGAGGACGAAATCGTTGCTCTGCTCGATGCTGCCATAGCTGAAACCGGTGCTGCCAGCATGCAGGACATGGGCAAACTGATGGCGGTGCTCAAGCCTCAGGTTCAGGGTCGTGCCGATATGGGGAAAGTTAGCCAGCTCGTGAAAGCGAAACTCGGCTAA
- the dnaG gene encoding DNA primase, whose protein sequence is MAGRIPRSFIDDLISRHDIVDVVDARVKLKKQGKNFGACCPFHNEKTPSFSVSQEKQFYHCFGCGAHGNVLDFVMEFDRLEFVEAIEELASQLGLDVPREQGSGGGQPGTRSKEKLGLYEMMGQIAQFYQSRLRTPDGQAAVDYLKGRGLSGEVVKKFGIGFIPDQWDLVKNRFGRDPESQKALVTAGMLIENDNGRRYDRFRGRVMFPIHDRRGRVIGFGGRVLGDGTPKYLNSPETPIFHKGRELYGLYEVLQTYREPEQVLVVEGYMDVVALAQFGVDYAVASLGTSTTGDHIQTLFRQTGTVVCCYDGDRAGRDAAWRAMEQALPYLTDGRQLKFMFLPDGEDPDTYIRQFGKEGFEQQIELAMSLSEFMFNSLVAQVDMSSREGKAKLKTLAKPLLEKVAGETLREYLLNTLGYNLGLPPDQIRLELKRDETQRPPLQQQNIKRTPMRDVIALLLQHPRFVDSLAFEMAAFEGIEVPGLNLLISIVDKCRSNPNITTGQLLESWRGSKHEPMMARLAAWELPLAKDEDNTLDVFLDAMDKVIDQCVKQQIEKLQAKSNTVGLSVEEKRELQLLILNRPG, encoded by the coding sequence ATGGCAGGAAGAATCCCTCGTTCTTTTATCGATGATCTGATTTCACGCCATGACATCGTGGACGTGGTTGACGCCCGAGTGAAGCTCAAAAAGCAAGGCAAGAACTTTGGTGCCTGCTGCCCATTCCATAATGAGAAAACCCCCTCTTTTTCTGTCAGCCAGGAAAAACAGTTTTATCACTGCTTCGGCTGCGGTGCCCACGGCAACGTGCTCGACTTTGTGATGGAATTCGACCGGCTGGAATTTGTCGAAGCGATTGAAGAGCTGGCCTCGCAACTGGGCCTGGATGTCCCGCGCGAGCAAGGCAGCGGTGGCGGGCAGCCCGGCACCCGCAGCAAGGAAAAGCTCGGCCTGTACGAGATGATGGGCCAGATTGCCCAGTTCTATCAGTCCCGCCTCCGCACCCCGGACGGACAAGCCGCCGTCGATTATCTCAAAGGCCGCGGCCTGTCGGGCGAGGTGGTGAAAAAGTTCGGCATCGGCTTTATCCCGGACCAGTGGGATCTGGTGAAAAACCGCTTCGGCCGCGATCCCGAATCGCAAAAAGCCCTGGTGACCGCCGGGATGCTGATCGAAAACGACAACGGCCGCCGCTATGACCGCTTTCGTGGCCGGGTTATGTTCCCGATCCACGACCGCCGAGGCCGGGTGATCGGCTTTGGCGGCCGGGTGCTGGGCGACGGCACCCCGAAATATCTCAACTCGCCGGAAACCCCGATCTTCCACAAAGGCCGCGAGCTGTACGGGCTGTATGAAGTGCTGCAGACCTACCGCGAGCCAGAGCAGGTCCTGGTCGTGGAAGGCTATATGGACGTGGTCGCCCTGGCCCAGTTCGGCGTCGATTACGCCGTGGCCTCACTCGGCACCTCAACTACCGGCGATCATATCCAGACCCTGTTTCGCCAGACCGGTACCGTGGTGTGCTGCTACGACGGCGACCGGGCCGGTCGCGATGCCGCCTGGCGGGCCATGGAGCAGGCGCTGCCCTACCTGACCGACGGCCGCCAGCTCAAATTTATGTTCCTGCCCGATGGTGAGGATCCGGATACCTACATCCGCCAGTTCGGCAAAGAAGGCTTCGAGCAACAAATCGAGCTGGCGATGTCGCTGTCGGAGTTCATGTTCAACTCCCTGGTCGCCCAGGTGGATATGAGCAGCCGCGAAGGCAAGGCCAAGCTCAAGACTCTGGCCAAGCCGCTGCTGGAAAAAGTGGCCGGCGAAACACTGCGTGAGTACCTGCTCAATACTTTGGGCTATAATTTAGGGTTACCGCCCGATCAGATCCGGCTCGAACTCAAACGGGATGAAACCCAGCGACCACCGCTGCAGCAACAGAATATCAAGCGTACTCCGATGCGGGACGTGATCGCCCTATTGCTGCAACACCCGCGCTTTGTCGACAGCCTGGCGTTTGAGATGGCGGCATTTGAAGGGATTGAGGTCCCTGGGCTAAATTTATTGATATCAATAGTTGATAAATGCCGATCCAATCCCAATATCACTACAGGCCAGTTACTAGAGTCCTGGCGTGGCAGTAAACACGAGCCAATGATGGCTCGCCTGGCAGCATGGGAACTCCCGCTGGCCAAGGACGAAGACAACACTCTAGATGTATTTTTAGACGCGATGGATAAAGTCATCGATCAATGCGTCAAACAACAAATCGAAAAGTTGCAGGCTAAATCGAACACTGTCGGCTTATCAGTCGAAGAGAAGCGGGAGTTGCAGTTACTGATACTCAACCGTCCCGGCTAA